The Aspergillus fumigatus Af293 chromosome 5, whole genome shotgun sequence nucleotide sequence GATTCAAGATTGTGGTTGGCGGGATACATCTGAGAGATGGCTTTACAATTCACCCCAGTGTCTATATATAAAATCTTCCCCTCTGATCTCGAAATTGGTACCATAGGATAGCTCTCTTCCCAGTTATTATGTTAATACTAATATTTTTCTGGATATATCATGTTTTAGGCATTAAGTCAAGCTAAACATAGTGCTTTGCTTTACCTTTGTAACTTTGTTCTATTGTGCATCCTTGGAGATTTTATATACAAGTGGGTCCTGGATGCTTAGCATCCGTTAGTTATCAGGGAACCACAAGACTAACAAGGTTTCTGTGACTGTGAGGTGACTTTAAGTGGGTCTGATACTATGATAATAGTCCGAGAGATAATCCTTACCTTGCTGATACTTCACCATCTTTAGGTATCTCAGTAATGGGGTCCCTGCAAGAGGAGGATCTTTAATGAGTAAATACTCACTCACTATACTCCATTTCCCATCTTAACATAGCTAGAGAGGTTGGGAGATTTGTCGTCATTATTATCCACATCACCTAATTTTAGCCCTGCGTTCtgtttctttcctttgtcttcaccCACATTTCACCCATCTACTATTCACCACCCACAACTGGCAGTCAACCACAAGTCTTTAAGTATTAACTTCTTCAATCCCCAATCATACCTTCTTACTAAGCTTCTTTTCATAATGGCAGGAGATGTGACACGCGAGCAAGTAACATGGCTATACGAGGTCGTTACTGGAGGAAAGGACAAGCCCTTCGTCTCAAATGAGCCCGGTTCAGAAGGAGATGTTTTGGCATCATATCTTTCAGGACATGGGATTACTCTCATTCCTTGGGAAATTGAAACAAGCTCTGTGGATTCTCCTTCAGTAACATCGGTCCCGTTTATCCCATTGTCTCGTTCAATATTGCACAAGTACCAGCCTCAAGCAGATATCCCATTCACTGACTACATTTCGCCAGCAGATAGGAGCGACACCGAGGACAGCCGGTGGTGGTCTGCTCGAATCTGTTCTCGTGAAGCGGTCCGGCTCTTCTACAAGTGGGCTCTCGCCTGGCGAGGTCTCCCGCGCCGGCATACAGGTTTAATGGGTCTCTGCGGAGTACACACCATAACGTAAGTACGATGCATTTTGATTTACTCCCTGATGGTCGGTTTCTAAGGGTTCAACAATTGATGCATTGTAACTTCTAGGGTCTCTAATCCTTTCTTGCGTTGCTGCCCAACAAAGGGATGACATCCACGCCAGTGGTGGTTACTGGAACATCTGCTTTTCCGTTGAACCTGAGAAGCAAAATACCTCACAACTTCCCCATATTACTGTGGCGGCTTCCCAGCCAGTGAGTGCTAGAGACAACTCCATTTTGTACGGGGAGCTCGCCATAATCCTTTCTGTTATGAACGGTCGTGCTAAACAGCCAAAAAcagagaatgaggaggagatgaagaatatATTTGATATGAACATGAAAGAGCTTGAGGAAACTTCCAGGAAAAGTCCAGCATTTCCAAACGAGCAGAAAtttccgcttcttctctcttcatTCGTGGGCCCACAGCATGCAAGAGTACTCTGTGCTTCCATGAACCAGAGGCAGCTGATACTTCGGATGTCGAAGCTTTATAGCTTCGAAAGGAAGGCAGAAGCTCCACTCGAACTGTTCACGTCCTGGCTTTTTTCGCGCCCCGCGGTGGAAACTTAACTGTGTTGagcgcctccagctccagcgtCAGGGCCGACACAAATCCAGACGAGCGAGGAGGATGTCCCTCAGGAGCTGTCGGATTAGCAGAGCATTCTCTCCCCATCGATAGTTTCTGCCGATTCTTCAGACTCTGGACTAGTGGGAACTGAGCAAGAATCTCAATGTAGGCATGGTTTCCAGACTCTTTGCTAATACACGGCAGAGTCGCCGACGGCGAGAACTCTGGTCATGCCTGATCAATGACACTACACTGACATTGAAATTGCGATTTATTGGATTAATTCCAGAATTTTTCAACTATGGTCAATATTGCTGCGCAGGAAGGAGGATTCTGGCTCAATAAAGTACTTGCTATGAATTTGCAACCCGCTTCGAAGAACCAACAGCACAAATAAAGTTTTTGATGCTTTCGATCCAGAGACCTCCCAAGACTACATAGTACATACGGTATGACCGCATGACAGAGACACTGTACTGGACCCTAGTATATTGCTTTCGACTAGTAGTAAGTGAGTATGCTGAAGATAACGCAGCAAGGATACTTGCAACAAGTTAAAAAAGCAAAAAtacatacaacagccgggattcgctggtggtcacccacccaactactaaccggccggcgtgtggcttaagtacggctgagcggacgggaagccctgttttccacaccctatggtcgtatgtacTTGGTCTGCTTCTGCAATCGATTATGAGCAACTCATCTCACGCATAAAACTCTTATAGCGGCACAATCTCATCTCAACGGTTTATTTATCCTCCTGTCAATTTGTGTTTCTCACAAACTTTGCCTCTGGGAAGGGCTAGCAATGGAGGCAAGGATGGAAGCCACTGACATCAGGATAGCCTTGTGAAGTAGAGGAGGCAAAGAACCACGGCCTCCAATGCAATGCGGGGTAAGATAATAATCAACATGTCCACACATGAAAAACTCCTCTGTCTTGCCTTGGATTCAAGCGGCATCTGTCTAGACTTATCCCCCTTGCGTGTAAGATGCATATCCTCTGGGAATAGACAACTAGGCGAGGCTTTGTGGATGCTGTCCAGTGTAAAAGTACATTTACAAGTCTCTGTTATTTATCCATGCTAGCCTGTAGATAACTTGCAGGACTTGGGGCGCAGTATGCACCTGTTGTCCTTCGTTGTGCTTCTGAGAGACAGCAGTGCTCACTCTGTGAGGTCGCTTCCGCCGATCTTTCAGTTTTAACCGTGAACCAGTTAAGGCCCTCATAATAGGAATCAAGGTCCATGCAAGACCTCATGCAAGCGCTGTGCGCAATAGCTCGAATGGCGCACAGTCACAGTCATGTGTTCTACCACCCATCGAAATTGACTGCGATGCCTGGATACATGTCGAAGCTCAGCTGACTACTCCTGGATAGGTCAAAGAATGCACATCTTCTTGGGTCACATATGGGTTTCCTTGCATAGCATATGATTCTGATTTCAAAATGCCAACCATGTATCTACAGGCATCTGAACATGGTGCGCCATAGTACACGTGCTCAAATGGGTCTTTTGCAAAAATGACTCTAATTTGAAATAATTAGCGGCTGGTCCTCGCTGCTAAATGCCATCTACAGCGGGTTCGCCCCTCGAACGGAAGCGTAGACGAGGGCTCGTCGGTGTAGCAGGACTACAATCTACAACATGAGCCATCAGCAGAGCCCATACTCGACTCCAAAAGATCAGAGAGTTTGAAAGACTCAGATAATCGACTTTAGGCCTCTATTGTGCAAATACAGACATCATAAACCGAAAGGCATCTTCTCTGTGTCCCTGAAAACCCGTCTATGCTTAAATGTCGAGTCCGATGCACGAGTGCCGGCCGAGTCAGAAATTTGGGGTATTCGAATAAAGTGTAAACATCAGACCCATGGCGGAAGAGCTATGCCCATGCGCCCGAGTCCAATCGAAAGGAGAGATGCAGTCTTGCAAGAGGGGTCCTGACCGCCGGTTCGAGCAAGAAAGCTTCTCTTAAAATGAAAAGGCGAAAGAAAGGAACCCAATCCAGTGGCTCCCTAACGACCAGGCGTTTGCTGTCATAACTTCGTgtgggaaaaaaaagaaattgagttggatgaagaagatctaAAATGGTTTTAGAGTTTTTCGATCTCCTCAAGGCAATTTTTGAACTCGCTCCAGTCCTTCATGATCACCTTGGCACCGAGTTCCTCCAGACGCTGGGACATCTCAAGCTTCTTTTCATCACCAGGGTAGCTGCCGACGTAGCCAATGACAGGAATACCGGCGCGGATGGCACTCAAAGCACCAGACTTGCTGTCCTCAATGGCAACCACTTCTtcaggcttcttcttgcacACCTCAAGGGCATGTAGGTAGATAGCAGGATCAGGCTTGGAAGTGGGCTTGGGAAGGGAGCTAGCAGCGCTGAAGATGAGGTTGTCATCGAAGTATTTGTCCTGTCCAACCTTCTTGATGGAGGCTTTGACACGGCGgagggcggaggaggagacgaCAGCAAGGTCATACTTCTTGGACTCgaagatctccttcagctgcTCGTTGGCACCAGCGCAAGGCTGTGCCTTTTCGTTGAGCTTGCCGATgacctcatcctcttcttttatGACGTACTCCtcaagctcttccttggacaTCTCGAACTTGTACTTGGCTTGAAGAGAAATCATCATCCCGCGGAAGTTCTGACCAACGAAGTCCTGAATCAGCTGCGCGCCGGTGTAGCGATCAGGGATGTTGCGCTTCTCAAGAATCTCGTTAGCAAGATCCGCGCATGCTTCGAAGGCCAGCTCTTCTGACAGGACAAGTGTGTTGTCACAGTCAAAGAAAATTCCCGTAATCTGCAGCAATGGTATCGTGGTCAGCAACTCTGTCGATCCATGATTTCATGCAAGGTAGGGAAAACAGATGACTAACCTTAGGCATGGTGATAGCTGAGCTTAGAGTCTCTGTGTTCTAGAAGTTGTGAGGAATTGTGTCAAGATGTGGTGAGTTGAGGTTTTGCAAGAAGTCTGCTAGAGGAGAGATGAAGGGAGAGGAAGTGGGTAAAAGTAGCCGTAAAGAAAGGCAAATATGGGAGCTGTTTGGGTTAAGCGGAAAGGGAACGAATCGTTGGAGTGGATTGGACCGGGATAAAGTAGGACGCAAGTGGCAAACATCAACGGGCTGCGCGCATTCCTTAAGTACCTAGTTTTGGGAAGAACGTTTGAAGGACAGTGAATACTAAGCTGGGAAGGGAGTGAACCCCCCATTCAATACACCGGCAGATTCCAAAGGGCTTGAAATCAACAGAAACCTATGCCCGTGTTCAAAGTATTCACCTATCAGAGCTCGATTTTCCACATATGATTCTCTCCGGGCTGGAGCGGGACTGGTGGGGTTCCTGAGACCTGAGGTCATTCCATGACGTTACTTTGGCTGCTGCGAATAATAATATGGCGGCCAGTCCTGATAGCGCCGAGGGACGGGGGACTATCGTGGGCTTTGGTCA carries:
- a CDS encoding HAD family hydrolase — encoded protein: MPKITGIFFDCDNTLVLSEELAFEACADLANEILEKRNIPDRYTGAQLIQDFVGQNFRGMMISLQAKYKFEMSKEELEEYVIKEEDEVIGKLNEKAQPCAGANEQLKEIFESKKYDLAVVSSSALRRVKASIKKVGQDKYFDDNLIFSAASSLPKPTSKPDPAIYLHALEVCKKKPEEVVAIEDSKSGALSAIRAGIPVIGYVGSYPGDEKKLEMSQRLEELGAKVIMKDWSEFKNCLEEIEKL